A segment of the Salminus brasiliensis chromosome 1, fSalBra1.hap2, whole genome shotgun sequence genome:
CCTGATCATGGCCATTTTGTGGGAGTgtgttttgcttttgcttttgtttttgtttgtgtttattcctCCCCAGCTTGCTGAAGACTGAAATGTGTATGACGCAGGAAAGCTTCACCGGCCTGAAGATTGCAGAGAGCATTTAAGGGCAAGCTGGGAAACGTTCTGGAACTTTCTTCCAATccgagagaaggagggagagaaaggagtgGTCAGCCCACATTCTGTCACTGTCTTTCCAGCGAAAGAGTTGAAGCAGGGGGAACTGTTTTAGGGGTCTTTTTGGGAAGGGGAGGGTGGGGTGGGCTAGGAATTTTAACAAATTACATTAGACTGGTCTTTCGTTTTCATTTTGTACTCCTGTTTCCCCCTCTCTTCCTCGCTACCCAGCCATTTGATGACACAGAATTTAATTGTGctggaataaaaatgataaatatcaATTAACctctgtgtgtctgagtgtgaaaCTGTTTGTTAACAAACCTGATGCTTTAGGAGTCTTAAACAGAGCGAACAAGTCTCAAGTGTTTAATGATGCTTACTTGAGGAAGGCCTGACTACACAGTGTGGCGCCAGTCGGACCTGTCTGAGTGCCCATGCTGATCCTCGTCCACTGGCAAAAGTGTCTACACTGGAGACACGAGCATCTGCACTGTACCTTTGAGCAATAGCAGAAGGTAGACAGGTCTAATGAGTCTTGTTTTCTTTAACAGCAATTAGATGGTGGTGTTTACCTATGGGATGGCATTGGATCCAACTCGCAGCTGACAGAAATCTGAGGCGAACAGCTTGCtgcttggtgccagacaccacagggcatcttcagaggtcttgtagagggaGCTGTGTGCtttgtgaaaaatccccctgaTGCTTTAATTAAAGTGAGCGTAATGACATGATGGTACTCATGAGGCTCTAAACTTTATATAGCACCTTTttaaaacacccccccccccaaaaaaaaaaacaaatgcattGCAAGTGCAAGCtaaatgaaaatgaagggtAAATAAGATGCAATGTTTATGGTGGGCCAAAAGCCAAGAAAAAACATGATGAAAAAAGGGTatgatttaagaaaaaaattacTACACTACATTTTGCTACCAAAATActtcaaaatatttttaaagatgtatatgtatatataaataccccccccccccttgacTGGACAACCTAAACAGCTGCTCAGTGTGTTGGAGATGAGTTTAAAGGGGAATAATAGGATTGTatagttttattgttttgttgaaCATGCAGTTCATGTCATCTTTACTGTTAATGGCCAGAAAGCATAACCAGGATTAGCAGAGATTTAGCAAACACATAAAACTCCAGGCAAGGGCAGGAGGGCAGGCCTTTATGTAACCTTACATTACATGCACCTGTATTAACAGTACAGTTCACGGTAGAAAATGTATATTTTGACACACAACGTAAAACCGTTTTCTTGATCTGTCAAATATTCAAATGTTTCCCTCAGACTTTAAATTGCGGGAACTTGCTAAATCAGCAGATCTGTTTATTAAACCGGGGGACCGTTTTAAGCCTCTGCTCGTCTGCCATGATACCGGACTGTTCTCGTCGTCGtcaccgccccccccccctcctcacaATATGATTGGTGTCGCTAGGCAACGGGcactgtatttctctctcaGCCAATGAAATCGTCTCTACGGTAGCGCCCGCAGCCAATCAGGTCGCAGAGACGGGGTGGCAGTTTTAAACCGCCGTGTGTTCAACGCGCTGCAGGAGCGGCTGTTGATTCGCTTTAGAGCGTGTTTACCTGTAAAGGACGAGGGTTTACAGCGGCTCTGTGCTGCTCTGACCGTGTTTCTATAATGCCCTCACACACGGAGCAGTACGAGGTGCTGTGCACCATTGGGTCCGGATCTTATGGAAAGTGCCAGAAGATAAAGAGAAAATCAGACGGAAAGGTAAACAGACCCGTAACCACAGCCAGCTAACTTAgagctagctagcatagctaacTCTGTTTGACCCCCCGATGAGGAagcaagcgtgtgtgtgtgtgtgtgtgtgtgtgtgtgtgtgtgtgtgtgtgtgtgtgtgtgtgtgtttatagttaCATGGGGTTCCGATAGTCTGTTTATCTCTGCTGGAAGGTCGCTAGCTAGCAAGCTTGCACTATGTGTTTAGCATTACTACGTGTGAGAGAGCTTAACCATTTCCAGCGCCCTGCTGGAGGAAGGCCAGTATGTCCAGTTCTCTAACCACCTAGTTAGCTAGTTTTCATTCCAGTATTAGCTAAATCAggagagctgctggtggaactaaaAAATTCATAACGTGACTGGAGTTCACAGACAAAGTCAGCAACCATACATGTGTCTTGTACCTGTGTGCGTCCAACCAACCCATCAATACCTCTACTGACCAGCAACACGTTGTTTACTACCCAACATCATTATGTTTGGCATTCCTGACTTCCTGACCATTATACAAGCATTCCTGACTTTCCctctgggattaataaagtTAGCTATCTATCTAGATCTATTATAATACTAGCTAATTACAGGACTTGGCACACATTCAAAACCCATAAGTGAAGGAGATGTGATGCACAAGCAGCTTCTCTAATGAGAGAGTTCAGCTTTGAGAATCTTCATAGAAAAGTATGGCCCAGTAACAGGGTgctctggaggaggaggagcagcagcaagGGCACCATCCTctgatgtgggctagaggggtataaagccacgcAGGATTGGATTGGGTGGTGTTCTCTGGAGAGGTGAAGCTTGTAACCAGTGATGATCCAGTGCTGAACAGAAATACTTGGTAGAATAGATTATAGTGTTCTACTCACTTTAATACTTGATCATGAGTGACcttcagctctgctgcagcaagGAACGGTACAGGAGATCGTTTCTCCCAACAGCGATCTCACTGTACAACGCCTCGTCACTGTGCCGGGACATTATTGGGCACTGAGTGTACTAATAGAACAGTCCCACTGTTTCTCAATCGGACGCTATTCTGTTCATCACtatgtactgccacacagctctgtcatctgcactgccactttaaaactctattGTTTATCACTTATACTGTACTGATACCCtaggatgccttacatcactacattatattaatattattactgcACTGCGATCACTTTTTCTAGTACTTCTTATTTCTATAATtgggttatattatgtatattatagctgtatttattaatatagctgtatttatagtcaggtttactgtttcctactattttaagtgcctttattatgctgctctcttgtttgattttgctgctgtaaaaactgactttatctaactatctatctatctatctatctatctgtctatctgccttaAGTCTCTAACATAGCTTCGTTTACAGTGGGGGTATGCTGAACTCACATTTACAAGGTTAAAGGGGTCCTCAATACAAACAGAAGAATTACACATTGCTAAAgcgctgcaggctgaatgggctATGTGGAAATGTGTTCATCACAAAGACTGAAGGGGAAAAAACAGCTTTATTGAGGCTTAATGAACTGTTGAGTTTTGCCACTGtaatatgtaattaaataattacttaTTAGACTAAGTGATATGGacccttatttaaaaaaaaaaaaaggacagcaGACGGTTGTTTCAGTAGGGTGTTTTACCATCAAATACTTCTGGAAGTATCGAACTAGAGGAAGGAATACAATTTAATCAGTTTTGCTGCCTCTTTTAGATCCTGGTGTGGAAGGAGCTGGATTATGGCACCATGGCAGAAGCGGAGAAGCAGATGCTGGTTTCAGAGGTGAATCTGCTCCGGGAGCTGAAACATCCCAACATTGTCAGATACTACGACCGTATTATAGACCGCACAAACACAACACTGTATATAGTGATGGAGTACTGCGAGGGAGGAGACCTCGCCAGCCTCATCTCCAAATGCATTAAAGACCGGTAAGAATTAAGTTAAATACAACCATTTGGGTCAAGAAGGATTGGGAGAATGTTTGTGccaaacattattattattattattattattattatgactaaATCTGATCTTAACACCTGGAATTTGTATGTTTTGCACCTCATTTTTTCTTGTTAATTAAATGGTTAGCTAAGAAATTGTGCATGATGGCTATTTAGTGGGGCTCCCAAATGAGACAACTGTCTACACTGTCGCATTGTTGGCCCAATCATTAAGGTATCGCAggtttaatctctctctctgtctctctctctctgtctctctctctctgtctctctctctctgtctctctctctgtggctgTTTAATCTAAATATCCCAAGCTTAACTTCAGCCAAGCTCTAGTCCTTATGCTCATAATGCTGCGATCACCAGATGAAAGTGAGGTCAAAAACTCCTTTCCAGCTTTTCTTTTGCAGTGTTCTGTTGTTTTGGTAGCCtaaactgtttgtgtgtgatgcCCTTGGCAGGAGGTATCTTGAGGAGGAGCTTATCTTGCGTGTGATGGCTCAGCTGGCTCTGGCGCTGAAGGAGTGTCATGGCAGGAGTAACGGAGGCAGCACGGTTCTGCACCGCGACCTCAAACCCGCAAACATCTTCCTTGATGCTAAACAGAATGTAAAGCTTGGCGATTTCGGTCTGGCGAGAATACTCAAGCATGACACAAGCTTCGCAAAAACATTTGTGGGAACCCCGTATTACATGTCTCCTGTAAGCATCTTGTTTGAAGCTTGGACATGTTTTAATGCTTTATAGTACATTTTATTACTGTTAATTGGGTTTAAGAGtaaatttattttgttttgtttgttttgtttttttccccaacagGAACAAATGAATCGCATGTCATACAATGAAAAGTCAGATATCTGGTCGTTAGGATGTTTGCTGTATGAGCTTTGTGCTTTGTCGTGAGTATTAACACCTTTAATAGTAGGCTAGATTGCATTGTTTCCTCCTGACTTAATGCTTTTGTGACATTTCCACAATAAATCCTTTTCAGTCCCCCATTCACTGCATATAACCAAAAGGAACTGGCAGAAAAAATTAAAGAGGGGAAGTTTAGAAGGATCCCGTATCGATACTCTGAGGAGCTCAACACACTTCTGTCCAGAATGCTTCATTTAAAGGTTTGTTTGGCTTTGTTTGTGATCATTCCTCAAATGGTGGAGAAACAGCTAGAAGAAAGGCTTTGTACAGACAAGATGGACAAATTACATGACGTGGCTTTACTACATGGCAGTTGTCACAGTAGGCAGGCTGTACTATTCTAGTATTGTTTTCTACAAGATGTAGGTAACTAACTGATTTCTTAAGAACAGGTGAACTGAAGTCTGTCCAGGTAATGCCACCTTGTTGCTTTGACACATGTTTACCGTATCCTCCCCCATTTATCAGGACTATCTGCGTCCCTCCGTGGACTCCATTCTGCAGAGCAGTTTAATCTCATGCCATGTGGCGGCGGAGCACCGGAAGGCAGAGGTGAGGCAGCGGCGGAGGTCAGGTGACCCTGGACAGAATAAACCACTGGAGGCCCCTGTTTCTGCAGAGCTGCGGCTGAAGGAGCAGGCGCTGCGGGAGAGAGAGCGGGCTCTAAAGGAGCGAGAGGAGAGACTGGAGCGTAAGTCTCCTGATTTTACTCCTCACTTCACGATTCAGTTTGATGAACAAATAAGTGATGCCGTATGAGACAAGTAAAGATTTAGAAATGTAGATTTAAGCTCTGTTGTGAGAAAGGGCCTGTGTGCTGGCAAGTTGGAGACACCTTTTTCTTAGGTAGTTTAAATGCTGATTACT
Coding sequences within it:
- the nek2 gene encoding serine/threonine-protein kinase Nek2 encodes the protein MPSHTEQYEVLCTIGSGSYGKCQKIKRKSDGKILVWKELDYGTMAEAEKQMLVSEVNLLRELKHPNIVRYYDRIIDRTNTTLYIVMEYCEGGDLASLISKCIKDRRYLEEELILRVMAQLALALKECHGRSNGGSTVLHRDLKPANIFLDAKQNVKLGDFGLARILKHDTSFAKTFVGTPYYMSPEQMNRMSYNEKSDIWSLGCLLYELCALSPPFTAYNQKELAEKIKEGKFRRIPYRYSEELNTLLSRMLHLKDYLRPSVDSILQSSLISCHVAAEHRKAEVRQRRRSGDPGQNKPLEAPVSAELRLKEQALRERERALKEREERLEQKEQELCMRERLSNEKLARAESLLKSYNLMRQQRAPNPFYSDAIDESENTSPGKKKVHFAGDSKENLKPELKSGVHAQEHVFVKRLHTANTCVDHYPLKSRPMQGIR